ATTATTGGGTTTGATTTATGCGAAGTAGCTCCCGGCGACTCTGATTGGAACGGCAATGTGGGCGCCCGCTTACTGTATCAATTAAGTAACTGGATGGCAGTGTCTAATAAATTAGCGCAAACTTCTGCGGAGTAAAGTATTACTGTACACAAATCTGTTTTATTCCGTATAGCCATTTGGTTTAAGAAAGCGTATAATCCGGTATAATACCATTAGGCTTAACTTAGCCAAATTTAAAATTTTTAAAATTTTACGGGGTAAAACTAAAGAAAAAGTAATTAGATAAACAGAACAGGTGCAGGTAAAATCTGGTGCTAATTTCTTTTTCTGGTTGCGCTTTACGAAGCACAAAATCTCTTTTTTGTTTTAGCCCGTATTACGATCTGTTCACTAAAACAAAAAAACTATGGGATTTATTATTAAACTAATTTTAACGGGGGTAGCAGCCTTAGTAGCATCTTATATTTTGCCGGGGGTTACCATCGACGGCTTAGGTACCGCCATCTTGCTGGCCATTGTTCTTGGTATTTTAAACGCTATCGTAAAACCTATTTTGGTAGTGTTATCTTTACCCATTACCATTGTTACTTTAGGTTTGTTTTTATTGGTAATTAATGCTGTTATTATTTTAATCGCCGATTATTTATTATCGGGTTTTAGCGTGAACGGTTTCTTTTGGGCGCTTATTTTTAGCTTTGTATTATCTATTCTTACCTCTATCGTGGATATGATTACAAAATAAAATTTTTAAAAAATTACGATTAAGGCCCGGCTTTTTGCCGGGCCTTTTGCATTTAAGCGGCCTTGGTTTGCAGCCAATTCTGGCAAGCATCGGCGCATTCCTGACACTCTTCGGCGCATTTCTGGCAATGATCAGCATCATGCTTGGCACACTCTTCGGCGCAAGCTTTGCAAATTTCGATACACTCCCGCATAATATGGGGCGCGTGCGGCGAATTACGGGCTACAAACCGCGCAGTTAAGGTGCAAATATCAGCGCAGTCGCGGTCCAGTTGAATGCATTTTACCATCATATTTACGTGCTCTTCTTGCAAGCACAAAGTCATGCAGGTTTCGCAGGCAGTAATACACTTAATTAAAACGTGTTCAAGGTTATTCGTTACTTCCGATTTCATAGTTTTTTAAATTTTAAGTTTAAAGCACAGGTAAGTTTGTTTGTACGAGGCTCTTACCAGCATGTTTAAAAAATACCTTATTCACTCGCAGCCGGTATAAGCAGTGGTTGTAATTATTGGCTCGAAAACTTTTTTTAAGCCTTGCATCTAAAACCGTAAATTTGTTGTTACGAGAGCTAAACAGGTAAGATGATAACAGCAGCGCAGCAGGTTTTAAAAAAATACTTTGGTTACGATAATTTCCGGCCCATGCAGCAGGATATTATCTCTTCGGTTTTGGCGAAACGCGATACGGTAGTTTTAATGCCAACCGGTGGGGGTAAGTCGGTGTGCTACCAGGTGCCAGCCATAGTAATGCCGGGTATTTGCGTGGTTATTTCGCCTTTAATTGCTTTAATGCAAGACCAGGTAAAAGCCTTATCCACCAATGGCATTAATGCCGCTTATTTAAACAGCACCCAAACCGCTGATGTACAATATAACATCGAAACCGCTTGTTTAGGCAAAGCTATTAAACTGCTGTACGTATCGCCAGAGAAATTGCTTTCACAGGGGTTTTTCTCTTTTTTAAAAAGGTTGCAGGTTAATTTATTTGCCGTGGATGAAGCGCACTGTATCTCGGCCTGGGGGCACGATTTCCGGCCGGAATATACCCAACTGCGCAGCTTAAAAGAGCAATTCCCGCACGTACCAGTTATTGCCCTCACCGCCACCGCCGACAGGTTAACTCAAAAAGATATTCAGGAGCAATTGCACCTGCAGGATCCGGCTGTTTTTATTTCGTCTTTCGACCGCCCTAATATTAATTTAACCGTGTTGCCGGGGCGTAATCGGTTTAACCGGATCACGGATTTTCTGGATAGCCACAAAGGGCAGCCAGGTATTATCTATTGTTTAAGCCGCAATACCACGGAGTCGCTTAGCCAAAAGTTAAGGGCGCAAGGCTACAAAGCGGCCCATTACCACGCGGGCATGTCGGCCACGGCCCGGGCAAGTACGCAAAATGCTTTCCTGAAAGATAACATCCAGATTATGTGCGCGACCATTGCCTTCGGGATGGGCATCGATAAATCAAATGTGCGCTGGGTAATACACTATAATCTGCCTAAAAACATCGAGAGTTATTACCAGGAAATTGGCCGGGGTGGTCGCGACGGGGCGCCGGCCAATGCGTTGTTATTTTATTCTTTCGCCGATGTATTGAATTTGCGTAAAATGCTGACTGAGGGCGATAAAAAACAACAGGACTTACAATTAGTAAAGCTGGAGCGCATGCAGCAATACGCCGAGGCTACCAGTTGCCGTCGGCGCATTTTATTAAATTACTTCGGCGAAACGCTACATAAAAATTGCCAGAACTGTGATATCTGCCGCAACCCGCCGGCATCTTTTGATGGCACCATTCACGCCCAGAAAGCACTCTCCGCCGTGGCCCGCATGCTCGAAAAAGCACCTTTGGGTTTGGTAATTGATGTACTTCGCGGCTCCCGGAGCCAGCAGGTGTTGGAAAAAAACTTCGATCAAATAAAAACCTACGGGGCAGGCCGGGATACTTCCTACATCGACTGGCAAAACTACCTGCACCAGATGATTAACCAAGGCTTATTTGAAATAGCCTACGATGACGCTTATACGCTTAAAATCAGCAAGGCAGGTAAAGAAGTGTTGCTGCAGAATAAGCCCTTTGCCTTAGTTAAATTTGAGCCTAAAGCGGAGGCCGAAGAAGTGGCGCCCGTTAGAGCAAAGAGCAAGAAAGAAGTTTTAAAAGACGAATTGTTCGAGCGCTTGCGGGTACTGCGTAAGAAAATTGCTGATGAGCAAAATGTGCCGCCATACGTTATTTTCAACGATACTACCTTGAGCGAAATGGCCCAGGAAAAACCAACCAGCCGACCGGCTATGTTGTCGATTTCGGGCGTTGGTATGGTAAAACTGGAAAACTACGGCGAAGCGTTTATCAACGAAATTATTGCCTTTGTTACCGATCAGCAGGAGCAAGGCAATAAGGTGAAAGGCGCTACCCATTTAATTACACTGGAAGCTTACAAGCAAGGTTACAAAGCTGAACAAATTGCCTTGCAACGCAATTTAAATATTGTTACCATTTACTCCCACCTGGCCACGTTGTACGAGCAAGGTTACGCCATCGACATTAAAGAATATATTTCGGCGGCCGATTACCAGAAACTAGAGCCAACAATTGCCCGCTTAGGCACCGATGCAAAACTAAAAGAATACTTCGATCATTTTGAAGGAACAGTAGACTACAACACCATCCGTATGGCTATAGCTGTGTACAAACGCAAGCTAAAAGCGGTTAAGTAGATTGACTTTTAGCAAGCAGAACTTACCTAATTATTATTTATCAGCTAATTCCGGTCTTCCTGGTTCGGGTTTAATGCTCCAACTTGAAAAATTTAAAAAATTTTCTAAATGCTTCTGAATTAATTTGCTAAATGATTTAGAAATAATAAAAAAATTAGTAAATTTACTTTGTCTAAAAGAATTAATTTCCGTAAAAGGAAATAAGAATACAAAGGCATGATAAATACTAATTTAAAATTTCTGAGAAAGCAAACTGGTCTGACTCAGTCGCAGTTAGCGGAAAAACTGAACATTAAGCGTTCTTTAATCGGAGCTTACGAAGAAGGTCGCGCCGAGCCTAAGCTAAGCACCTTAGTAAATATTTCGAAGCTGTTTAATATTTCTTTAGATGTTTTAATTACTAAAGATTTGCCTTCTTCCAGTACCGAATCCAGCAGCATGGCGGTGCAGCGGCCTAATAACGGTAACCTGCGGGTGTTGGCCATTACCGTAGACCGGGAAGATCGGGAAAATATTGAATTGGTGCCCCAGCGGGCGAGTGCTGGTTACCTGAATGGTTATGCCGATCCGGAGTTTATTGAAGAATTGCCCCGTTTCCGGTTACCCATGTTGAGTAACCAGGGTACGCATCGTGCTTTCGAAATTTCCGGGGATTCCATGTTGCCGATTGCTTCGGGAGCCGTTATTATTGGCCGGTTTATCGAAGATTGGACCACCATTAAAGACGGAACTCCTTGTATTATCGTGAGCCAGAAAGAAGGTGTGGTTTTTAAACGGATATTTAATAAACTGAAAAACGAAGCTGTACTTTACCTGCATTCCGATAATCCTTCTTACTCGCCGTACCAGATTCAGGTAGAAGATATTCTGGAAATTTGGGAAGCCCGCGCTTACATTAGCACTACTTTCCCCATTGCCGATTTATCTTTAAACAAACTAACTTCGATTGTGCTGGACTTGCAGCAAGAAGTACTTAAATTAAAGAAAGCGTAAATTAATTAATCCATTTTATGAGCCCGGTTTACTTTATTGTAAGCCGGGCTTTTTTATGTTTATAGCGCAGTTTTTACGGTTACCAGGTACCGGCATTAACTTATCACCTGATATCGCGTATTTTAGAAAAATCAGATTTTTAAAAATTACGATACCTACACGATAAAACTATGGTAAAACTTATTAACGCCGAAGACCGCCATTTTTCGTCGACGGATTGGCTGCGATCGCATTATTTATTTTCCTTCGCCGATTACTACGATCCGGGCAATACACATTTCGGCCCGCTCCGGGTTTTTAACGACGACTACCTGGCACCAAACTCCGGCTTTCCGCAGCACCCGCATTCCGAAATGGAAATAATTACCATTGTGCTGGACGGCGAAGTTACGCACGAAGACAGCTTGGGAAACAACACGGTTATTAAAGCTGGTGATGTGCAACGCATGACAGCCGGCATCGGCATTACGCACAAAGAAACCAACAACTCCGATAAAGATTTGCACTTGTTACAATTGTGGTTTAATACGAACAAACCGGGTTTAAACCCCTCGTACGAACAAAAAAACATTGATTTTACCGATGCTAAAAACGAATTAATTCCTCTAGTTACCGGACAGAAAGTGTTGGAAGATGTCGTATTTATGAATTCAAATTCTACGGTTTATTTCGGACGCCTAAAGAAAGACAAAGAAATAGATTTTAAAACATTCCCAATCCGGGGCACCCTGATCTATTTACTGGAAGGAGAGTTGTTCGCCAACGGCATGCAAGCTACCACTAACGACCAGTTACGCATTGACGAAGAAAGCGCCATCCTCATCCGGGCCAGCCAAGATAGTTCTTTTATTTTAGTTGATGTTCCAGCCGTGGAGGCGAATTATTAGTTTAGACACTAAATACTAGATACTGGACCCTAAATATTAAAAATTCAGTTTATCGTATTTTGATCGAAGTAAAAAAGGCAGCCCAGTACTGCCTTTTTTGATGGATTCTGAGTAAATTTTAAATTTTTGGATATTTAGATTTAACTCACCTAACTTTTAAATTCACCTTCTTAAATCTAGAGTCTAGCGTCTAATATCTTGCGTCTATAAAGTATACTTCCTGCCTTTGTTCTGCTCTTTTAAATAGTCCATTAAGGGTTGAAAATAGGCAATCATGGCGCGGGCGCTCAGATCTTCGCCGGTTTTTTCTTTTAACATTTGCCGCCAATCGGCGCTGGCACCGGGGTACATGATGCTGGCTAAAAACTTACCTACCTCTTTATTGCCATAGTAATTGGTGGCATGCGGGTCTTGTTTTAAAATTTTGGTGGCAATGTGGTCGTGTAGTTGGAATAAGATGACAAACGACAAAGCATAATCATAGTATTGTGCCGGATCATCGTTGATGTGCGTTTTGGTAGTAGCATCGGCGTATTTATTGCCGCGCTCGTTAGGTGGTACAATGCCTTGATATTGTTGCGCTAGTTCCCACCAACGTTTATTAAAATCTGTGGGAGCTAAGTTTTTAGCGTATATATCGTGCTCAAACTCGCTCATTACCCCGGAGGCAAACGGAATAAAAACCACGTAGTTCAACGCTTCTTTTAATAAACTTTGCACCTGGTCAGTTTGGGCGTTAGCATCTACTAATTGCAAATTCGCCAGGAATGGTTGCTGCATTGCCGCCAAGCCCATTAAACTGCCCATGGCCTCGTGGTAAGCCCGGTTAGCGCCACCACGTAACAGAATAGGTACATCGGGGTTGGTATAGGTCAGGTAATAGTAAATATGGCCGAGTTCGTGGTGGGTAGTTTCGTACCATTCCGCGTTAGGTTCTACGCTCATCAAGCTACGTACATCTTTTTCTAAGTCCATGTGCCAGGCCGAGGCGTGATTGTTCTTTTTATAATTAGCCCCCGCAGGAACCGGGTACAAACTGGATTTAGTATAAAAACTGGCGGGTAAAGCCGGAAATCCTAAACTCTGGTAAAAACGTTCGGCTTGTTTTACCTGCCATTCGGCCCCTTTGGGTTTTAATGCAGCATCCAGGTTGCTGCCTTTTACTTCTACCATCGCGCTCCAATCTTGTCCCCAACGGTTCGGTAACCAGTGTGCTGGTAGCATGTCGGGCACTTCTTTCACCCCGTATTTTTTGGCTAGTTCGTAACGGGCGTAGGTGTGCAGTTCGCGGTACAAAGGTTTTAGTTCCTGATTTATTTGGCGCATCAAATTCATCATGTCTTCGCGCTTCATGCCGTAGTCCTCAGCTTGATAACTAAAATAATCATCGTAGCCGAGGGCCTGAACGGTTTTGTTACGCAAATTCCGCAGATTTACTAAACCCGATTTAAGCACGGTTCCCACTTCTTTACTCGCTTGCCAGGCAGCTAAACGTTTCGCCGGATCCGTTTCGGTACGTAATATTTCTTCAATCTGGTTCGTAGTAACCGATTTTCCGTCTATTTTGTAATCAAAGCCATATAGTTTTTCGGATTGTTCCGTTTCAGCTTTAATGCGGCTTTTTACTACGTCGGCTACCGTTTGCGGATTGTTGGCAGCGGCTCGTAAAGCAGTTTCGAGTTGCTTGACTTGTAATTCGGTGAGTTGGTCTTTGTGCTCTAATAAAGCTTGAATTTCTTGGATGTTTTCTTTGCTGCCGGTAAAAGCCGCGAAGGCTTCGTTGGCTTTACGGGTAACGATGGCGTTAGTAGAAACCCCGGCTACAATTCGGGTGTTGGATGCCCATTCGGCTTCGCTGGAAGCGGTGTACAATTTTTTATACTGCGCCGAATATGCTTGCAGGAACGTGTCGGCTTGCTGTTTGTAATCTTTCTTTGTTTCACAGGACCATAGCAACGCCAATGCACAGCCGGAAAGCAGAAGTTTTTTCATGAATTTTTAA
The sequence above is a segment of the Adhaeribacter swui genome. Coding sequences within it:
- a CDS encoding XRE family transcriptional regulator; this encodes MINTNLKFLRKQTGLTQSQLAEKLNIKRSLIGAYEEGRAEPKLSTLVNISKLFNISLDVLITKDLPSSSTESSSMAVQRPNNGNLRVLAITVDREDRENIELVPQRASAGYLNGYADPEFIEELPRFRLPMLSNQGTHRAFEISGDSMLPIASGAVIIGRFIEDWTTIKDGTPCIIVSQKEGVVFKRIFNKLKNEAVLYLHSDNPSYSPYQIQVEDILEIWEARAYISTTFPIADLSLNKLTSIVLDLQQEVLKLKKA
- a CDS encoding phage holin family protein, giving the protein MGFIIKLILTGVAALVASYILPGVTIDGLGTAILLAIVLGILNAIVKPILVVLSLPITIVTLGLFLLVINAVIILIADYLLSGFSVNGFFWALIFSFVLSILTSIVDMITK
- a CDS encoding pirin family protein, which produces MVKLINAEDRHFSSTDWLRSHYLFSFADYYDPGNTHFGPLRVFNDDYLAPNSGFPQHPHSEMEIITIVLDGEVTHEDSLGNNTVIKAGDVQRMTAGIGITHKETNNSDKDLHLLQLWFNTNKPGLNPSYEQKNIDFTDAKNELIPLVTGQKVLEDVVFMNSNSTVYFGRLKKDKEIDFKTFPIRGTLIYLLEGELFANGMQATTNDQLRIDEESAILIRASQDSSFILVDVPAVEANY
- a CDS encoding four-helix bundle copper-binding protein; the encoded protein is MKSEVTNNLEHVLIKCITACETCMTLCLQEEHVNMMVKCIQLDRDCADICTLTARFVARNSPHAPHIMRECIEICKACAEECAKHDADHCQKCAEECQECADACQNWLQTKAA
- the recQ gene encoding DNA helicase RecQ: MITAAQQVLKKYFGYDNFRPMQQDIISSVLAKRDTVVLMPTGGGKSVCYQVPAIVMPGICVVISPLIALMQDQVKALSTNGINAAYLNSTQTADVQYNIETACLGKAIKLLYVSPEKLLSQGFFSFLKRLQVNLFAVDEAHCISAWGHDFRPEYTQLRSLKEQFPHVPVIALTATADRLTQKDIQEQLHLQDPAVFISSFDRPNINLTVLPGRNRFNRITDFLDSHKGQPGIIYCLSRNTTESLSQKLRAQGYKAAHYHAGMSATARASTQNAFLKDNIQIMCATIAFGMGIDKSNVRWVIHYNLPKNIESYYQEIGRGGRDGAPANALLFYSFADVLNLRKMLTEGDKKQQDLQLVKLERMQQYAEATSCRRRILLNYFGETLHKNCQNCDICRNPPASFDGTIHAQKALSAVARMLEKAPLGLVIDVLRGSRSQQVLEKNFDQIKTYGAGRDTSYIDWQNYLHQMINQGLFEIAYDDAYTLKISKAGKEVLLQNKPFALVKFEPKAEAEEVAPVRAKSKKEVLKDELFERLRVLRKKIADEQNVPPYVIFNDTTLSEMAQEKPTSRPAMLSISGVGMVKLENYGEAFINEIIAFVTDQQEQGNKVKGATHLITLEAYKQGYKAEQIALQRNLNIVTIYSHLATLYEQGYAIDIKEYISAADYQKLEPTIARLGTDAKLKEYFDHFEGTVDYNTIRMAIAVYKRKLKAVK
- a CDS encoding M2 family metallopeptidase, producing MKKLLLSGCALALLWSCETKKDYKQQADTFLQAYSAQYKKLYTASSEAEWASNTRIVAGVSTNAIVTRKANEAFAAFTGSKENIQEIQALLEHKDQLTELQVKQLETALRAAANNPQTVADVVKSRIKAETEQSEKLYGFDYKIDGKSVTTNQIEEILRTETDPAKRLAAWQASKEVGTVLKSGLVNLRNLRNKTVQALGYDDYFSYQAEDYGMKREDMMNLMRQINQELKPLYRELHTYARYELAKKYGVKEVPDMLPAHWLPNRWGQDWSAMVEVKGSNLDAALKPKGAEWQVKQAERFYQSLGFPALPASFYTKSSLYPVPAGANYKKNNHASAWHMDLEKDVRSLMSVEPNAEWYETTHHELGHIYYYLTYTNPDVPILLRGGANRAYHEAMGSLMGLAAMQQPFLANLQLVDANAQTDQVQSLLKEALNYVVFIPFASGVMSEFEHDIYAKNLAPTDFNKRWWELAQQYQGIVPPNERGNKYADATTKTHINDDPAQYYDYALSFVILFQLHDHIATKILKQDPHATNYYGNKEVGKFLASIMYPGASADWRQMLKEKTGEDLSARAMIAYFQPLMDYLKEQNKGRKYTL